The window CTGATGCTTTTATATAGTCTTCATAAGCCTTCTGAGAACATCCTGTGACCGACATGACCGCCATCAGCATCATGACAACAACTATTTTTTTCATTATAAACACCTTCCTCATTTTTAATACAAACATTTATGTTTATCCCTACTCCTTGGAAAACATTGGTTGAATGGCTCTATAATGAATATACCTTATTTGTGTGCAAATGACATGTCACCTTTGTCATAACCACCCATGACTTTTTGCATATTTTATATCCTGATGCCTGTTACAATTTATTTTTAACAGCGAATATGGCCAATTGGGTTCTATCCCTTAGTTGTAGCTTGGATAAAATATTGGTGATGTGATTTTTAACTGTTCCTTCACTCAAAAAAAGAACGTTAGCTATTTCTTTGTTATTATGCCCTTCTGCAAGTAATTTACAAATGTCTTTTTCTCGTATTGTTAGCTGTTCGATATCCATTGAAGACGCCTGTTCTTCTTCCCCTGCTATTTTTTTAAACTGATTCACGATCTTCGTTGCCACTGTCGGGTTAATTAATGTACCCCCATGATAAACCGTTCGTATGGCCTCTGAAATTTCTGTTGGCATAGCATCTTTTAATAGATAGCCAGATGCACCATATTTCAAAGAATTAAAGATATACTCATCGTCTTGAAAGGTTGTTAACATGATGACTTTTATATCCGGGTTAGATGCCTTGATGGATTGGGTTGCTTCCACACCATTCACCACAGGCATGCGTATATCCATTAAAACAATATCCACATTCTCGGTTTTGCACTTATTAATGGCTTCTTGGCCATTTCTAACTGCTCCTACAATGGTCATGTCATTGGCTTTTCCAAGAATCATGCTAAGCCCTTGTAGTATGATATCTTGATCATCTACTAATAATACGTTAATCAATAACAATACCTCCTCCCTTTCATATAATGTCTTGCCTTTGTTGTTTTATCCTATTTATGGGTTAATCATTTTTGTTTCTTGGTACACCTCTAATAATAATGTACCATCAATGACAAAACCTTTTTTATGGGTATAACTTAGGGTACCGCCTAATAAAGCAACCCGCTCACGCATGCCTTGCAGACCATAGCCTTCTTCTAACAGTTTACATCCTCTGCCATTATCTTCTATGTGAAACGTCAATTTTTTATCATCAAGATGAATACGAATATGAATCATGTCTGCTTTTCCATGTCTTATGGCATTGGTCATGGCCTCTTGTATGATGCGATACAATGTAATATACACTTCAGGTAACAAGGTTATTTTTTCTCCGGTTATATGAAGGTTTATGGCAGCACCTGTTTTGGAAGCAAAATCCTGTACCAGACCATGAATTTCATCAAGGTTCCTATCCACCTTATGGGCTTCTTTAAAGGTATGAACGATTTGCCTTACTTTTTTTAAACTCTCTCTGGAGGTATGTTTTGATTGTTCCATGAGTGTTTTGGCTGCATCCACATCATCTTCTAACATAGTACTTGTCATTTCCAGCTGCATAATAAGACCCGTCAAGTCATGCCCTAATGTATCATGAAGATCTCTCGCAATACGGTTCCTTTCTTCTACAACGGTTAACGCCTTAATACGGTCTGCATAATGTTGCAATTGCTTATGGGCCTCCAGGAGTTTATGGTAGAGCTCATGCACTTTTTTTTCTTCTTCTTTATGATATTTAGCAAATCCCATGACCACCATGACAAGAATATTGATGAGTGCAAATAAAAACATCTGAGACATATTGGAAAAACTGGGGTTAATCATGAGTACACTTACAAATTTGTACATGGATGCTATAAAAACCAGACCGCCAATCATAAGAACTTTTCTCAATGTTAGAAAAAAAGTGGATTCAATCATCACACTTAAGTAGAGTGCATGTATGAAGTAATTAATAGCGAATTTAGAATTCAATTCAATGAGGGCTATCATAACGACTTTGAGCATGAGCAACATAAAAATGGTTACTTTTGTCTTGCAAAATTTCTGAAGAATGGATAATAAAATAAAAACGCCAAAGAGAATCAGCAATAAACTGTATCGACTTCCTCTAGCATCCTCATATGAAAAAGCAAAATAGAATATGATGATTGTCGGTATATGCATGAAGTAATATACCCAATATTTACGATTCAGCATCGTTATCACCCACCCTTCTATACTCACATGTTACAATTATAAGCTACCTTCCCATAGATTTCAATTAATCTATATCATTTTGGTTGCCTTCTATAGATAAATGTAAGTTTTTGTTATTTATTCTTGCCTTTCAACAAAAAAAGTGACATCATAAAACCAGTTGTTCATTTAGAAAAATTAGTGGCTTTAGACCGCCTATGCAATAGCAAGACTAGACATGGTTGCAACATGTATTTTTAGGCTTTTTTATTGACATATATCCTCCTAAAAAACTTAAAGAATTATTGCTTGACTTACCCCTTGATACATGTTATTGTAGTTGAAAAGGTATCTTTAATCTAGTCCAAGAGAGACTAGGAAGGTGACATAAAGTGGTTAATGAGACATAACTGTATGCTGTGTAACCGTATACAGATTTTATATGGCTATTAACTTAGATTATGATGATACACCTTCCTTCTATGAGGAAGGTTTTTTTATCCTATAGGAAATTTAACACATGAGATTAGGAGCGTCTCGTTTGTGCCAAGGAAACTTTTCTACGGATAAATCCACTTTGTAGAACGCGACGTCGTTGCTTTGTTCTGCTATCCTTTAGGTGCCTGTAGAATCTAAACAACCTTTAATCTAGTACCGTGATGCTAAAAAGGAGGCTATAAGATGTTGAAAGGAAAACATTTAATCGAACCAGGTGATTTAACCATTGAGGAATTAGAAGCGATCTTTACATTAGCGGATGCCATCATTCAAGATCCCAAAAAATATAGCGATACATGTAAAGGTCACTTATTAGCTACACTCTTTTATGAACCATCCACACGTACACGCTTTAGCTTTGAAGCTGCTATGTTACGATTAGGTGGCGAAATCATTGGTTTTTCTGAACCAAACTCGTCATCTGTATCAAAAGGCGAAAGCATCGGTGATACCATTAGAACCATAGGCTGTTACGCAGATATTGCTGTGATGCGCCACCCAAAAGAAGGTGCTCCTAAATTAGCATCTAAACACGCAACAATTCCTGTCATTAATGCTGGTGATGGTGGACACCAACACCCTACTCAGACCTTAACGGATCTACTCACCATCAGGTCCTATCGAAAAAGCATATCCAACAATGTGATTGGGTTATGCGGCGATCTAAAATTCGGAAGAACGGTACACTCACTTGTAAAAGCCTTATCCCGCTATGAGCATATGAAGTTCGTATTTATTGCGCCGCCTGAACTGGAAATCCCACCATACATCATTGAAGAACTGGGTGACCATCCTTATGACCGTACGTCAAGTTTAGAAGACGCTATGCCAGAACTTGATATCCTCTATATGACTCGTATTCAGAAAGAACGTTTCTTTAATGAAGAAGATTACTTACGCTTAAAAGGCTATTATATATTGGATCAAAAGAAATTAGAGCATGCAAAAGAAGATATGATCATCATGCATCCATTACCCCGTGTTGATGAAATCCATACAGAAGTGGACCAAGATCCAAGGGCTATCTATTTTAACCAAGCAAAATATGGTATGTATGTAAGAATGGCACTGATTGTGAAGCTACTTGGCTTAGGAGGGGATTTGCATGCTTAAAATAAACGGTATAAAAAGAGGTATTGTCATTGACCACATTAAAGCAGGTCTTGGTTACAAAATCTATAAAGAATTAAAATTAGACCAAGCCAATTACACAACGGCATTGATTAAAAATGTATGTTCGAATAAACTAGGTAAGAAAGACCTGATAAAAATTGATAATGTCATTGATTTTGACTTAAATATTCTTGGGCTTATTGACCCAGGATTGACCATCACCATCATCGAAGATGAAAAGGTAGTGGATAAAATTAAATTATCCGTTCCTGAACAAGTTGAAGGCATACTCACTTGTAAAAACCCAAGGTGTGTATCCACCATTGAACACATTGACAACATACTCTTTACCTTGGTAGACCCAGAAAAAAAAGAATATAAATGTGAATTCTGTGATACGCGTACTTCTCTATAAGAAACACGCAATCCGCTTATACCGAGTCACATATATATGAGTATATTCTTGGAATATCTCAACAATCTCCCAAAGAAAAGGCTGTCTATGAATTCCCATAGATAGCCTTTTCACGTAAGGTTTATTTTGGACGTGTAAATTCTGTAATTGCTAACCCTGTACTATAATCCAACTGCCTCACTTCATCTGTTCGCGTATACCGTTGCCTTGTCATGCCATGATGATCCCAAGTGGCTTCAGGTGCATCTTCTCGCCAAGGTCGTCTCTCCCAATAATAACCTCTATATGGGTCCCTGGTTTCATCCATCCATTGTAAAATGGCATCATGGAGCTCATTACGAATCCCATGGTATTGAGGATCACCAATAAGATTATGCATTTCCTGTGGGTCCTTTTCCATATCATAGAGTTCATCTTGTGTCATTAAACTAATAACAAGCTTAAAACGCTTATCTACCACTGAGCGAATAGGCTGGTAACCACCAAATCCATCATGGTCTATTTCATACCGGGTAAACTCAATGAATGCTTTGGTATCTTTACTTTCTTTACCCAATACCCGAGGTATTAAACTACTCCCTGTTAAATACAGAGGCTTCTCAATATCAAAATAATCCAATACCGTAGGTACCACGTCAATATGAGACGCAGGCAAATCATCGATGGTTTCTTCTGGAATATTATCTTTCCACGCCATGATAAACGGTATATTGGTAATTTCATCATACATAGCTGGACCTTTGCTGTTAATGCCATGAGAACCTAATGAATCACCATGATCTGACGTATAGATGACCATGGCATGCTCTGCATGGTCTTCAATGCAACCCATTAAATGACCAATTTCATAATCCACATAGGCATTACATCCTAACAAACCACGCACATCACCTTTACCTCCACCACAGGACTTTGCCCATACTTGAACATGTTCCGGCAAGCTGGATAAATCCATGTCTTGATTTGCTTTTTCTAAATAGGACTTACCTTCAAAGGGCTCAAAGTAGCCTTGTGGCGATAGGAATGGGTGATGAGGTTCATCATAAGAAACCACAAGAAAATAGTCTTTATCCTTATTCTTCTTGATAAAATCCATGGCTTTTTCCGTACATTTATGGGCATAGGTAAAGGTCTCTTGAATACCCTCACCTTCAAAACAAGTGCCAAATTGTCTTGAACGATAACGGTCATCATCATTCATTTCCTCTAGATAATTACACATATCATACCAATAGTCAGCATCCCAACCATCAGGGCATACGCCATCACCAAAATAATCGCCCCCATCCAAGTGCCATTTTCCTATATAAGCACTATGAATTGCCGCCTCACTTAGGTGTTGACCTATGGTCCTAGTATGGCCATTAAATGCCATACTGTTGGCAACCATGCCATTGGTATGAGGATATGTACCTGTAAATAAAGCTGAACGGGCTGGTCCACACACAGGTTGGCAGGTATAAGCCTTTTCAAACCTTTTTCCAGTCTTAGCCAGTTTATCCAGATTGGGTGTATGCATATCTTCCTGCTTATTATAAACACTAAGCATGTCTTTCCGCTGGGTATCCGTCATAATCAGTACTATTTGTTTCTTCTCCATATAGACCACCTTTCAAGTTATGAATACTTTCATTTTTGTTGTTTTAAGCGTATCAAAAAAACAAATGAAAAACTACCCATTATTTCGATACAAATGTGCCATTTTCCGATATAATAGATAGTAAAGATAAGGAGGTTAGCCCATGAAACATGTTCTTGCCATTAATGATATTAACCCCATAATAAGAAAAGCTGGTATCCAGGAAGCCCCTATGGATGTCTTGCCTTACCGTATTATTCTGGATTATGAATTCATCTATTGTGAGGCTGGACAGTTTATCATTGATTATCCCAATAAATCCGTTACTATCAATCATGGCCAAGTAGCTATTATACCACCAGATACCCTTCATCGATTTCTTGTTCCTACGCGTCACGTCGAAGCATATTGGGTACACTTTGATTTTGTCCAGTACCCTTATCAGCAAAAAATTAGTGCCATTGTTCATGAAAAACCTTGGCTAAGTACCATGACGGATATGCATCTTTATTCTATTCCAAGGCCTGTCATTGAAATTATGCCTCATTATACATTGCCCTCTTTCTTTCATGTGGACCCTCTTATAGAACCCTTACAATTATTTCGTTCCTTATATAGGTTTCATGATAAGAAACCCTATGGATGGCAATTACAGTGCAAACAGATTCTTCTAACACTGATTTTGGACATGATCGCCAAATTATCCAAACGTGACAAATCCGATTACCATGACGGTCAACAAGAAGACTTTATCATGCGTATAGAGCAGTACATTCAAGGAAATATCTATCGTCATATGACTGTTGGTGAATTAGCAAAGCATTTTCATTATCACCCTGATACCTTAACACGACTCTTTAAGTCCAAGCGTAAGCAAACCCTCAAAGCCTATATTCGCCAATGTAAAGTGGACTCCTCCAAAAACTTACTGACCAACACCCATTATGCCATTGAAACCATAGCAGAAATGTACGGTTTTACAGATCGCACTTATTATTCCAAAGTGTTCAAAAAAGTAGTAGGTGTCTCTCCCACTACTTATCGAAAGCAACACCCAAAGAACCCATGATATGGCTGTCATGGGTTCTCTGGTCTATTGATCTATTTATATACATTAATTACGATTATCCTATGGACAACCATAATTAAATCCTTTGGTAAATGGTCCTATGGACCATTGTTATAACCACCACTATTTCCATTAACAGGTAGAGGATACTCATTACCCTATGATGGGCTATAAGACGGTGTATATGGAAATAGTGGTTTGGTGGCTTCTAATAAGCCTAATTGCTGAGCAATTAGCGTAGATAGCATTCATTTGGTTATCTGTTTGCTACAAGTTAACCCGCCGCTTGATACAATCTTTTTTGCATCAGGGTTATTTTTATCTCTTTATATGTATAACTTTATGTGGCTTAAGTTATACGCACTGACTTATCCCTCAATAAACTTTATCCTCAAATATGTGTTAACAATAACCTTATCATCTACACGATATAAACCCCTGCCATGCACGTTGACAACTTGTGCATGAATTACGACACATAGCACTAAAGTCATACACGATACCGTAACGAGTTTGTATTCCAATCACCGTTTTAAACACGTATGTCCTTTACACCATGCCTTCTTACCATGTTATTCCTCCCTTCAATATCATGCATTGTGTTGTTTGAGTCATTTCATGATGATTGGTTTCTAAAGCTGGCTTTAGAGTACATCTTATCATGCATGATTCTTCAATACGTTAATTGTGTAAGTGGAATAAAAAGACAATTTCATCATAGCATACATTCCCCTTTAATTTATTACTAAATTGTTAACTAATTATTACAGTATTTCTTATTATATTAACATTTATTTACAATCTTTAAGTAATTATTACGATAAAATAGCGTTTAATTGTAGAATTAACATAGAAAAATAACTTTACTCATGATCATTTATAATAAAAAAAAGATATTTTTTATCATATAATATCTTTTTTTATATAATCATTAGTTATATTACAAAGATGTAATCAAGCAAATGTATTGTCTTATCCACATCAATTATTACAAACTTATTAAGATCATGTATCTATACCTCTTATAATAATCAAGCTCAATATCACCATTATTTATACTTTCACTTTATCATGAATAGGATTAAGATGAATAGAACCGACCTATTACCAAGCATAAAGTCCTATCATTAGATATTTCAACAAAAAAAGTAAGCTACGGTAAAGATTTGCATAGCTTACGTCTTATTTATACGATATTATTTTTTGTATCGCTTCATGTGTAACGCTTACATTACGTCCATGAGTATTATCTATTACCCTTGTATTCGTAGACCACCTTACCATCTATCATGGTTAAGATGACTTTTACATCTTTAACTTTTTCATCGGGTACCCCTGTCACATCTTGGTCTAGTACAACTAAGTCTGCTAACATGTCTTTTTCAATGGAACCTTTCATATGCTCTTCAAAAGACGCATAAGCCCCTTCTTTTGTGAAATTATAAAGTGCTTCTTCTACACTCACTTTTTGTTCAGGCAACCATCCATTCTCTGGATACCCATCTAATGTTTTTCGAGTAATGGCACAATAAACACCAGGTAACACATCAAAAGGTTCAACCGGACAATCCGAGCTGTAGGGTGTATGAACACCCATATCCAACATCCTTTTAAAATTATAAGTGGTCTTAGCCCTCTCCTTACCAATGCGTTCTTCTACAATGGGAATATCTGAATCTAGAAAGATGGGTTGAATATATGCCAGTACATCTAGTTCCCTAAATGCTTCTAATAATGCCTTTGTTGTTATCTGGCTATGTACAATCCCATGACGATGATTGTGTTTGGGCAGCTTCTTTAATGCTTTCTCAAAGCTTTTGAATGACATGTTCATGATCTCATCCCCAATACAATGAATGGCAATCTGCATATGGTGTTCATGTGCAGTCATAACCATGGCATCTAGTTCATCTTGCGTCAGCTTACCAATGCCATAAGTACCCTGGTCATCTGCATATGGCTGTGATAGATAAGCCGTTCGTGCCCCCAGAGAACCGTCTGCTAAGATTTTAAGGGGTCCTATGCGAAAGAATGCATCACCTTGACCCGTACGATATCCCCGTTCTAAAAAGGTCTGAAATTGTTCTAAATTGCCAAGTAAGCACTGCTGATATATTCTTACAGGAAGTCGATTCTCCTGATTCAATTCTTCATAAGCTTGAAGCACCTGGTATGTATGTTGATGAGAGAATGTATCCAAGTCATCGGTTTGAATGGATGTAATCCCTTCTTTTATGGCTAACCTGCAAGCTTTAACAATCATGTTTTTAATGGTTTCGACAGAAGGTGCTGGCATGTGGTCATAGATTAAACCCATGGCATTTTCTCGAAATACCCCTGTTGGTTGGCCTGTTTCGTCAAGATCAAAATGTCCTCCTTCTACTTGAGATGTATGCCCACTAATGCCAAGCATATTTAACGCATAGGAGTTAACCACAAGAACATGTCCACAAGCCCTTACGAAACAGATGGGTCTGTCCCTACTAATCTGATCCAAATCATGACGGTTTAATAATCTTGGTTTATCAAATACATTCTGATTCCACCCTCGACCTCTTATCCACCCTTCTGATTGTGTTGCTTGGGCTGCATATTGCTTCCCTTCTTGAATAATACTTTCAATAGATGTTACCCCAACAAGTGATAACATATCGCTTACATGTGCAAAGTTCAATAAATGCATATGACTATCGTTAAATCCAGGTAATAACGTTTTACCATGCAAGTTAATCAATTGTGTGTCGGCTGTTTGATCTGCTAATACAGATGTATCGTCGCCTACATTTGCAATTTTGTTGCCCAATACAGATACAGCACTGGCATATGGCTGATTTTTGTTCATAGTTAAAACGGCTCCATTATACAATATAACATCCATGATACTCCCCCTTTCACCTAATTATTCATATGATTGGTGTTTAATCTTATCATGCATGGGTTTAATCAAGAAAGCCATGCATGCTGTTCATCCATAAATTGTCACATACTTGCCTTTTTCATAAAGAACATGAAAATTGCCTCTGATACTGACACATTAATCCCATTGATTTATGATGATTATCTATGCTTATTATACGCGCTAATTCCCTAAAATAAAAGTTAAAAAAGAGGAATTAATAAACAGATACAACCATCTACATGATAATATACCCTTTCCTAGGCTATACTATAGCTATGTAAAGTGTTATGAAGCTCTTTTAATTGGTATTCTATTTAGACAAGTAATCGTATAGATAAATAATACATGAGGAGGATCATGATGGATAATCCCGTTTCAATTATCTTATTGATAATTTTTCTTTTTTTAATGATGAGGTTTTTGGAAATATCCAATAAAAAGCAACCACTTATTAAGGACAATACCATCATTTTAAGAGTCAACAAATTATATGGCATTATAGCAGTTATTGTTATTGTATTAGCTGTTATCGCTACAATCATGGATATACCGGATATCACATCCCAATCAGAGGTGTTTAATATTCTAGGTATTAATGTGCTTGTCTTTACACTGAGTATTCCACTTTTATTAATGGTTAAAAACTATAAAGTGGAAGTTACCGAGGAGGTTATTACCCATTACAACATATTTGGTAAAGAAAAAGTAATCCGGTGGCAAGAAATAAAGAAAATCAAGTATGGTCGATTTTCTTCTGGATTATTTTTGCATACAGACGTAACCAAAATGACGCTATATACAATGTCCCTGACAGGTTTTTCAAGCTTTATTAAGATTTTAAAGAAAAAGCTAGAGCCTCATGTGTATCAAGATGTTTTAAGTGACCTGAATCGATTGGTTTAACTCTTTTGTAACATGCAAATAAAACCGTCTTTATCCCCTAGAATCTAAGAGAAGACGGTTTTTCACTAATCCGTGTTTTTATATCCTTATACATCTTGACCGTACTGACTTTTCATGATTTTTTTAACCAATCCTTCAACATATTGATGCTCATCAATAATATGCTCAAGCACACCAAAGAATAATTCTGGTAGCTGCCTTTTTAGAAATGGCGGTAAGTACTGAGGATTATTCTTGAAATTCGAAAGAAAATTTAAGAAATCACGATTGAGTACCCGTAAGTCTTCTAGGACAGCCAACAGATTTTGGTTATTGAGCTTGGGATAGATGGATGATAATGCATAAGCTACGTTGTTAAATCTATTGGTGATGTGTTTGAACTCTTTAACGGTACTCTTAGGTAATTGTTTCATTTCATCAGGCGCCACATTCATAACCAAAGATGGGTGTTCTGCTCCAATCATACTCCAAAAATATATCTGTCCATAAATACACTGTAGAGGATTAGTACCCAGTCCCATTCTTCTAAAGCTTGCATGCATCACCACATCTTGTGGATGAACATCTCGCGTATACATGAGTGGTTTGAATATTTCTTTTACATACATTTGTTCGTACAGAAAATGATATGTAGCTTCATAGAGTATCGGGAACCCATTATAACCTTCAAACTTCAACCGCTCAAGTAATGCTATTAAATGGTCATTTACAGATAGAAATCTTTTTACCATGTAATAGACATTGGTATCTCGTTTAACCTCCCCAAGGTCATTGTAAATACTTTGAAAGGATGTAAACAGGCGTTTCATCTCATCTTCAAAGCTTTTTTGTAAAATTGCACCGTTTGGCTCAGCAGAATTCAATAAGACCTCAATATGCTCGTAAGAATTCTTGGCCCAAAATCTGATTGTCTCAATGGTAATACTGTTCACAAAAGAATATATCCCACAGTCAAACATATCCATAAGCATCTCTCCTATGACAACAATATATAGACTTAATACTATTATAGGAAAGTCTAGCTTATTTGTGACAACTACAATTCAGTCTCTCTTAGGATTTACACTCTTGCTGCTAAAAATAAAGGTTAATACCGCTTCTATTTCAAATGCTTAATTCAGGAGAACTTTCTTAGAAAACGAAAAAAATGCAGAAGATATGTCTTCTACATTAATGATTGTGACCGTATATACCTTTCAGAATCCTATCACATAGGTCTTCTGCATACTCATGTTCCTTGATAATGTGTTCCAAAATACCAAAGAATATGTCAGGAAGACGTTTCCTAACGGCCTGAGGTAAATAGCGGTTATTCTTGGAAAGCTTTTCTAATATCTTCAAAAATTCTTTGTTGAGTGTATCAAACTCCTTTATTACCATACGTAAATTTTCTTTATTAAGTTTTGGATATATCTGCGTTAGTTTATAGTTGATGCGATTAAACAGATGGGTCATGTTATCTAATTCATCTATGGTTTCTTCAGGTAATTGCCTCATTTCAGCTGGACTTATATTCATGATAATGGAAGGATGCTCAGCACCTATGATACTCCAAAAATACAGTTGCCCATAAATGCACTGTAACGGATTGGTACCTAATCCTCCTCTTCTAAAGTCAGCATGAATTAAGACATCTTGAGGCTGAACATAGCGTGTATTCAACAATGGTTTAAAAATTTCGCTCACATACATTTGTTCATATAAAATATGGTATGTCAGCTGGTATAAAATGGGGTAACCATTAAACCCTTCAAATTTTAACCGCTCTAGCAGGGTCACAAAATGATCATTAAGTGTTAAGAATCTTTTAACCATATGATAGATAATTCTTTCTCGGTTAGCAGGATTCAGTTCTTCATGAATGGCTTGAAAGGCATCATGTAATCGCTTCATTTCCTTATTGTAGCTTTCCGATAAAGCGGCATCATATGGCATAGCAGAATATAATAGAACATCAATGTGTTGATAGGAATTCTTAGCCCAATACTTCATGGTATCCATGGTCATCGTATTCACAAAGGAATAAATCCCACAATCAAACATATCCATATACATCTCTCCCAGACAACATTATTACGACTTACTATCATTATAAGTAAGTCTATCATTTTTGTTACTCGTAATCATGATGTCATCGTTCCATGTATCTATACGTATAAGTTCATAAACAGGTGCGCCTGGGCAAGAAAAAAGGGGATGTCTACTAGCCAACAGAATGGCTTCTATGAGACAGCTCCCTTTTCTTATAATATCTAATGCATACACTATTTTAATTTTTGTGCCATTATCTTACTTGATATCTTATAATAAATTAATCCCTGCATTTTCACAGTCTTTTATCATTTCTTGAGGCCAGATACTTGCTTGAACTTCTCCAATATGGGCTTTTCTCAAGAAATACATACACATTCTTGATTGACCGATGCCACCACCGATTGTATAAGGTAATACGTTATCAAGAATCATAGAGTGGAAAGCTAATGTTTTTCGTTTTTCTTCTCCTGCCATCACCAATTGCTTTTCAAGGGCATCTTCATCCACACGGATACCCATGGATGATAGTTCAAAGGCTCGGTTAAGAACAGGATTCCAGAATACAATGTCACCATTAAGCTCCCAATCATCATAATCTGGTGCTCGTCCATCATGTTTTTCACCTGACTTCAATGCCCCTCCTATTTTCATAATGAATATGGCGAAATGTTCTTTGGCAGCCCTGTCTTCTCTTTCAGAAGGTGTAAGATCAGGATATTTATCTTCTAATTCTTGGGTGGTCAAGAACGTCAATTTTTCTGGTAAATGCTTACCAAGGAAAGGGTATTTTTCATAGAGATAGCTCTCCGTATCTCGAAATACACCATAGATTCTATTAACAACCTCTTTTAAGTAACTTTCATGGCGTTGTTGTTTGGTCATTACCTTTTCCCAATCCCATTGATCCACATAGATGGAATGCAGGTTGTCCAGCTCTTCATCACGGCGAATGGCATTCATATCCGTG is drawn from Vallitalea pronyensis and contains these coding sequences:
- a CDS encoding sulfatase-like hydrolase/transferase — its product is MEKKQIVLIMTDTQRKDMLSVYNKQEDMHTPNLDKLAKTGKRFEKAYTCQPVCGPARSALFTGTYPHTNGMVANSMAFNGHTRTIGQHLSEAAIHSAYIGKWHLDGGDYFGDGVCPDGWDADYWYDMCNYLEEMNDDDRYRSRQFGTCFEGEGIQETFTYAHKCTEKAMDFIKKNKDKDYFLVVSYDEPHHPFLSPQGYFEPFEGKSYLEKANQDMDLSSLPEHVQVWAKSCGGGKGDVRGLLGCNAYVDYEIGHLMGCIEDHAEHAMVIYTSDHGDSLGSHGINSKGPAMYDEITNIPFIMAWKDNIPEETIDDLPASHIDVVPTVLDYFDIEKPLYLTGSSLIPRVLGKESKDTKAFIEFTRYEIDHDGFGGYQPIRSVVDKRFKLVISLMTQDELYDMEKDPQEMHNLIGDPQYHGIRNELHDAILQWMDETRDPYRGYYWERRPWREDAPEATWDHHGMTRQRYTRTDEVRQLDYSTGLAITEFTRPK
- the pyrB gene encoding aspartate carbamoyltransferase, translated to MLKGKHLIEPGDLTIEELEAIFTLADAIIQDPKKYSDTCKGHLLATLFYEPSTRTRFSFEAAMLRLGGEIIGFSEPNSSSVSKGESIGDTIRTIGCYADIAVMRHPKEGAPKLASKHATIPVINAGDGGHQHPTQTLTDLLTIRSYRKSISNNVIGLCGDLKFGRTVHSLVKALSRYEHMKFVFIAPPELEIPPYIIEELGDHPYDRTSSLEDAMPELDILYMTRIQKERFFNEEDYLRLKGYYILDQKKLEHAKEDMIIMHPLPRVDEIHTEVDQDPRAIYFNQAKYGMYVRMALIVKLLGLGGDLHA
- a CDS encoding response regulator transcription factor; this translates as MINVLLVDDQDIILQGLSMILGKANDMTIVGAVRNGQEAINKCKTENVDIVLMDIRMPVVNGVEATQSIKASNPDIKVIMLTTFQDDEYIFNSLKYGASGYLLKDAMPTEISEAIRTVYHGGTLINPTVATKIVNQFKKIAGEEEQASSMDIEQLTIREKDICKLLAEGHNNKEIANVLFLSEGTVKNHITNILSKLQLRDRTQLAIFAVKNKL
- a CDS encoding aspartate carbamoyltransferase regulatory subunit; amino-acid sequence: MLKINGIKRGIVIDHIKAGLGYKIYKELKLDQANYTTALIKNVCSNKLGKKDLIKIDNVIDFDLNILGLIDPGLTITIIEDEKVVDKIKLSVPEQVEGILTCKNPRCVSTIEHIDNILFTLVDPEKKEYKCEFCDTRTSL
- a CDS encoding helix-turn-helix transcriptional regulator, producing the protein MKHVLAINDINPIIRKAGIQEAPMDVLPYRIILDYEFIYCEAGQFIIDYPNKSVTINHGQVAIIPPDTLHRFLVPTRHVEAYWVHFDFVQYPYQQKISAIVHEKPWLSTMTDMHLYSIPRPVIEIMPHYTLPSFFHVDPLIEPLQLFRSLYRFHDKKPYGWQLQCKQILLTLILDMIAKLSKRDKSDYHDGQQEDFIMRIEQYIQGNIYRHMTVGELAKHFHYHPDTLTRLFKSKRKQTLKAYIRQCKVDSSKNLLTNTHYAIETIAEMYGFTDRTYYSKVFKKVVGVSPTTYRKQHPKNP
- a CDS encoding sensor histidine kinase — its product is MLNRKYWVYYFMHIPTIIIFYFAFSYEDARGSRYSLLLILFGVFILLSILQKFCKTKVTIFMLLMLKVVMIALIELNSKFAINYFIHALYLSVMIESTFFLTLRKVLMIGGLVFIASMYKFVSVLMINPSFSNMSQMFLFALINILVMVVMGFAKYHKEEEKKVHELYHKLLEAHKQLQHYADRIKALTVVEERNRIARDLHDTLGHDLTGLIMQLEMTSTMLEDDVDAAKTLMEQSKHTSRESLKKVRQIVHTFKEAHKVDRNLDEIHGLVQDFASKTGAAINLHITGEKITLLPEVYITLYRIIQEAMTNAIRHGKADMIHIRIHLDDKKLTFHIEDNGRGCKLLEEGYGLQGMRERVALLGGTLSYTHKKGFVIDGTLLLEVYQETKMINP